The Paramisgurnus dabryanus chromosome 6, PD_genome_1.1, whole genome shotgun sequence genome has a window encoding:
- the gng12a gene encoding guanine nucleotide-binding protein G(I)/G(S)/G(O) subunit gamma-12a — MVLKMSSKMASSNNLVHARKMVQQLRVEASIERIKISKASADLMRYCGEHAKYDPLLMGIPASENPFKDKKPCNIL; from the exons atggttttaaaaatgtcctctAAAATGGCCAGCTCAAACAACCTGGTTCATGCTAGGAAGATGGTACAGCAACTGAGAGTTGAGGCCAGTATTGAGAGGATAAAG ATATCGAAAGCCTCAGCGGACCTCATGCGGTACTGTGGAGAGCACGCCAAATATGACCCTCTTCTCATGGGCATCCCTGCCTCAGAAAACCCTTTCAAGGACAAAAAGCCTTGCAATATATTGTAA